One stretch of Glycine soja cultivar W05 chromosome 7, ASM419377v2, whole genome shotgun sequence DNA includes these proteins:
- the LOC114418611 gene encoding uncharacterized protein LOC114418611 isoform X2 gives MPCSKEEALVRLFYNASSSFHLLFLFLFSSSVLLIKFINFIGSFNIFQRDHYEYVSSEYDEEEEEAEEEIQESFSYVHDSIESDHLVADIICGGETLLFVHNNKPQRILSSSEEFSSPRDSLIEDSEENCSTESLSFHKSPLVSDFENEQDAEEFPAEDADSVPNSVPAESRPTSSITLNLYKSDLVGSDKNYDDHVEIGVIENKKVQEESLARDERFFAYAPTQLEAKKLIVEEKDYEEIYGDSCTVGSTSKSSSEWRSSINCRDSGTEDPFSSSSRRSCPKWESYTVFQKYDEEMSFLDRISAQKLHETESLRSIKVSPRSISDRIVFKFSSMNKKPGDMRHNPYRDLEAAYVAQTCLTWEALNWNYKNFQSKRDSRGHDVDVGCPATIAQRFQQFQVLLQRYVENEPYEHGRRPEIYARVRHLAPKLLLVPEYRESDDDQRDDNGIHSKISSASFLVIMEDGIRTFMSFLKADKEKPCQILAACFRRNRKPLVDPTLLRLIKKVNQKKKMKVKDLRRSRKCLRKRKLKGEEEMEILMALIDLKVVSRVLRMSELSEEQLHWCEEKMSKVRVMDGKLQRDSTPLFFPAH, from the exons ATGCCATGTTCCAAAGAAGAAGCTCTTGTTAGACTCTTTTACAATGCCTCTAGCTCCTTCCAccttctcttcctcttcctcttctcctcTTCGGTTCTCCTTATCAAGTTCATAAACTTCATTGGCAGCTTCAACATATTCCAAAG AGATCACTATGAATATGTGTCTTCTGAgtatgatgaagaagaagaagaagcagaagaagaaattcaagaaagcTTCTCTTATGTCCATGATTCTATTGAGTCAGATCATCTAGTAGCAGACATCATTTGTGGTGGAGAGACCCTTTTGTTTGTGCACAACAACAAGCCTCAGAGGattctttcttcttctgaaGAATTCTCAAGCCCCCGGGATAGCCTTATAGAAGACTCAGAAGAAAACTGTTCAACAGAATCTTTGTCTTTTCACAAGTCACCTTTGGTTTCAGACTTTGAAAATGAACAAGATGCAGAAGAATTTCCAGCTGAAGATGCTGATTCTGTTCCAAATTCTGTCCCAGCTGAAAGCAGGCCCACATCGTCCATCACCCTGAACCTCTACAAAAGTGACTTAGTAGGCAGTGACAAAAACTATGACG atcATGTTGAAATTGGAGTTATTGAAAATAAGAAGGTGCAAGAGGAAAGCCTCGCACGAGATGAGAGATTCTTTGCCTATGCTCCTACCCAATTGGAGGCTAAGAAGCTCATTGTTGAGGAAAAAGATTATGAAGAAATATATGGTGACTCATGCACTGTTGGGTCCACATCTAAGAGCTCCTCTGAGTGGAGGAGTTCCATTAATTGCAGGGATTCTGGAACTGAAGaccctttttcttcttcgtcAAGAAGAAGTTGTCCCAAGTGGGAATCATATACAGTTTTCCAAAAATATGATGAAGAGATGTCATTCCTAGACAGGATTAGCGCACAGAAACTTCATGAAACTG AGTCTTTAAGGTCTATCAAGGTATCTCCGAGGTCAATTTCAGATCGTATTGTGTTCAAGTTTTCAAGTATGAATAAAAAACCAGGTGACATGCGTCACAACCCATATCGTGATCTAGAGGCTGCATACGTTGCACAAACATGCTTAACATGGGAAGCCCTCAATTGGAACTACAAGAATTTTCAATCAAAAAGAGATTCACGAGGCCATGATGTTGATGTGGGTTGTCCAGCCACCATTGCACAGAGATTCCAACAATTTCAAGTGTTGTTGCAAAGATACGTTGAGAATGAACCTTATGAGCATGGTAGAAGACCTGAGATCTATGCTAGAGTGAGGCATTTGGCTCCAAAATTACTCCTCGTACCAGAATATCGAG AATCGGATGATGATCAGAGGGACGATAATGGCATTCACTCAAAAATATCATCAGCATCATTTCTTGTGATAATGGAAGATGGGATCAGAACGTTCATGAGTTTTCTGAAGGCTGATAAAGAGAAACCATGTCAGATTCTGGCAGCTTGCTTTAGGAGAAACCGAAAACCCTTGGTTGATCCAACACTCCTCCGCCTTATCAAGAAAGTTAATCAAAAG AAGAAGATGAAAGTGAAAGATCTTCGGCGTTCCCGCAAATGCTTGAGGAAGAGAAAGTTGAAGGGAGAAGAAGAGATGGAGATTTTGATGGCACTCATAGACCTCAAAGTGGTGTCAAGGGTTTTGAGAATGAGTGAGTTAAGTGAGGAACAGTTGCATTGGTGTGAAGAGAAGATGAGCAAAGTGAGGGTAATGGATGGAAAACTACAAAGAGATTCCACTCCACTTTTTTTCCCAGCACATTGA
- the LOC114418612 gene encoding NAC domain-containing protein 92-like, whose protein sequence is MEENLPPGFRFHPTDEELITCYLTRKVSDSSFTSKAIAVVDLNKCEPWDLPGKASMGEKEWYFFSLRDRKYPTGLRTNRATESGYWKTTGKDKEIFRAGVLVGMKKTLVFYRGRAPRGEKSNWVMHEYRLENKHHFGLSKDEWVVCRVFQKSLQVKRPQQTPSSQPESPCDTASMVNEFGDVELPNLINNIANSSGGLTNNISGQTCFNADLINSVNTNMNLAMNWPVASEVIQVPTLPSLPWPSGLLNPSISVNSLLLKALQLRSYQQREAATDHLIASYVPQGVSHVGTDLSSNLTASSSKVLECMPQQQQLEQPFNLDSIW, encoded by the exons ATGGAGGAAAATCTGCCTCCCGGATTCAGGTTCCACCCTACAGATGAAGAGCTCATCACATGTTATCTTACAAGGAAGGTTTCTGATTCTAGCTTCACATCCAAAGCTATAGCAGTTGTTGATCTCAACAAGTGTGAACCTTGGGACCTCCCAG GTAAGGCATCAATGGGAGAGAAAGAGTGGTACTTTTTTAGCTTAAGAGATCGAAAGTATCCAACGGGACTTCGAACAAACCGAGCCACTGAATCAGGGTACTGGAAAACCACAGGGAAAGACAAGGAAATTTTTCGTGCAGGGGTTTTGGTTGGAATGAAGAAAACCCTAGTCTTTTATAGGGGTAGAGCTCCAAGGGGCGAGAAAAGCAATTGGGTCATGCACGAATATAGactagaaaacaagcatcactTTGGACTTTCGAAG GACGAATGGGTGGTTTGCAGGGTTTTCCAGAAGAGCTTGCAAGTGAAAAGACCACAGCAAACACCCTCCTCACAACCAGAGTCCCCATGTGACACAGCCTCAATGGTCAATGAATTTGGTGATGTTGAGCTTCCTAATCTAATAAATAACATTGCAAATTCATCAGGTGGACTCACTAACAACATTTCAGGACAAACCTGCTTCAATGCTGATCTTATTAATAGTGTTAACACAAATATGAACTTGGCCATGAATTGGCCAGTTGCAAGTGAGGTAATTCAGGTTCCCACTCTTCCATCACTCCCATGGCCTTCTGGGTTGTTAAATCCAAGTATTTCTGTAAATTCTTTGCTTCTCAAGGCATTGCAACTCAGGAGTTATCAACAAAGAGAAGCAGCAACAGATCATTTAATAGCATCATATGTGCCTCAAGGAGTGTCCCATGTTGGAACTGACCTAAGTTCAAATCTCACTGCCTCTTCTTCTaaagttttagaatgtatgccaCAGCAGCAACAGCTGGAGCAACCATTCAACTTGGACTCCATTTGGTGA
- the LOC114418611 gene encoding uncharacterized protein LOC114418611 isoform X1 has protein sequence MPCSKEEALVRLFYNASSSFHLLFLFLFSSSVLLIKFINFIGSFNIFQRDHYEYVSSEYDEEEEEAEEEIQESFSYVHDSIESDHLVADIICGGETLLFVHNNKPQRILSSSEEFSSPRDSLIEDSEENCSTESLSFHKSPLVSDFENEQDAEEFPAEDADSVPNSVPAESRPTSSITLNLYKSDLVGSDKNYDEDHVEIGVIENKKVQEESLARDERFFAYAPTQLEAKKLIVEEKDYEEIYGDSCTVGSTSKSSSEWRSSINCRDSGTEDPFSSSSRRSCPKWESYTVFQKYDEEMSFLDRISAQKLHETESLRSIKVSPRSISDRIVFKFSSMNKKPGDMRHNPYRDLEAAYVAQTCLTWEALNWNYKNFQSKRDSRGHDVDVGCPATIAQRFQQFQVLLQRYVENEPYEHGRRPEIYARVRHLAPKLLLVPEYRESDDDQRDDNGIHSKISSASFLVIMEDGIRTFMSFLKADKEKPCQILAACFRRNRKPLVDPTLLRLIKKVNQKKKMKVKDLRRSRKCLRKRKLKGEEEMEILMALIDLKVVSRVLRMSELSEEQLHWCEEKMSKVRVMDGKLQRDSTPLFFPAH, from the exons ATGCCATGTTCCAAAGAAGAAGCTCTTGTTAGACTCTTTTACAATGCCTCTAGCTCCTTCCAccttctcttcctcttcctcttctcctcTTCGGTTCTCCTTATCAAGTTCATAAACTTCATTGGCAGCTTCAACATATTCCAAAG AGATCACTATGAATATGTGTCTTCTGAgtatgatgaagaagaagaagaagcagaagaagaaattcaagaaagcTTCTCTTATGTCCATGATTCTATTGAGTCAGATCATCTAGTAGCAGACATCATTTGTGGTGGAGAGACCCTTTTGTTTGTGCACAACAACAAGCCTCAGAGGattctttcttcttctgaaGAATTCTCAAGCCCCCGGGATAGCCTTATAGAAGACTCAGAAGAAAACTGTTCAACAGAATCTTTGTCTTTTCACAAGTCACCTTTGGTTTCAGACTTTGAAAATGAACAAGATGCAGAAGAATTTCCAGCTGAAGATGCTGATTCTGTTCCAAATTCTGTCCCAGCTGAAAGCAGGCCCACATCGTCCATCACCCTGAACCTCTACAAAAGTGACTTAGTAGGCAGTGACAAAAACTATGACG aagatcATGTTGAAATTGGAGTTATTGAAAATAAGAAGGTGCAAGAGGAAAGCCTCGCACGAGATGAGAGATTCTTTGCCTATGCTCCTACCCAATTGGAGGCTAAGAAGCTCATTGTTGAGGAAAAAGATTATGAAGAAATATATGGTGACTCATGCACTGTTGGGTCCACATCTAAGAGCTCCTCTGAGTGGAGGAGTTCCATTAATTGCAGGGATTCTGGAACTGAAGaccctttttcttcttcgtcAAGAAGAAGTTGTCCCAAGTGGGAATCATATACAGTTTTCCAAAAATATGATGAAGAGATGTCATTCCTAGACAGGATTAGCGCACAGAAACTTCATGAAACTG AGTCTTTAAGGTCTATCAAGGTATCTCCGAGGTCAATTTCAGATCGTATTGTGTTCAAGTTTTCAAGTATGAATAAAAAACCAGGTGACATGCGTCACAACCCATATCGTGATCTAGAGGCTGCATACGTTGCACAAACATGCTTAACATGGGAAGCCCTCAATTGGAACTACAAGAATTTTCAATCAAAAAGAGATTCACGAGGCCATGATGTTGATGTGGGTTGTCCAGCCACCATTGCACAGAGATTCCAACAATTTCAAGTGTTGTTGCAAAGATACGTTGAGAATGAACCTTATGAGCATGGTAGAAGACCTGAGATCTATGCTAGAGTGAGGCATTTGGCTCCAAAATTACTCCTCGTACCAGAATATCGAG AATCGGATGATGATCAGAGGGACGATAATGGCATTCACTCAAAAATATCATCAGCATCATTTCTTGTGATAATGGAAGATGGGATCAGAACGTTCATGAGTTTTCTGAAGGCTGATAAAGAGAAACCATGTCAGATTCTGGCAGCTTGCTTTAGGAGAAACCGAAAACCCTTGGTTGATCCAACACTCCTCCGCCTTATCAAGAAAGTTAATCAAAAG AAGAAGATGAAAGTGAAAGATCTTCGGCGTTCCCGCAAATGCTTGAGGAAGAGAAAGTTGAAGGGAGAAGAAGAGATGGAGATTTTGATGGCACTCATAGACCTCAAAGTGGTGTCAAGGGTTTTGAGAATGAGTGAGTTAAGTGAGGAACAGTTGCATTGGTGTGAAGAGAAGATGAGCAAAGTGAGGGTAATGGATGGAAAACTACAAAGAGATTCCACTCCACTTTTTTTCCCAGCACATTGA